The following are from one region of the Planctomonas sp. JC2975 genome:
- the hutI gene encoding imidazolonepropionase, with product MSTLFLHGIGLLVTNDQHTSGARADDPLGAVEDAALIARDGQVVWAGRQADAAPQVARLLQGDVERVDAGGRAVIPGFVDSHTHLAFAGDRSAEFVARMAGERYAAGGIRSTVAATRAASDEQLRATLQHFERELASQGTTSFEVKTGYGLDVDNEERLARLAREVTDEVTFLGAHVVPSEYADDRSGYVDLVTGPMLHACAPHARWIDVFCDEGAFTAEEAERILTAGRDRGLGVRIHAGQLGEGEGVRVAVGLDAASVDHATYLSADDVAALAASNTVCTLLPGVEFSTRHPYPDARALLSAGVTIALASDCNPGSCFTSSMPFVIALAVRELGMTPDEALWAATAGGARALRRDDVGRLSPGASADLVLLDAPSHVYLAYRPGVPLVRRVWKHGVELRVD from the coding sequence GTGAGCACGCTCTTCCTGCACGGCATCGGGCTGCTCGTGACTAACGATCAGCACACGAGCGGCGCGCGAGCGGACGATCCCCTGGGCGCCGTCGAGGACGCCGCCCTCATCGCCCGCGACGGTCAGGTGGTCTGGGCCGGCCGGCAGGCCGACGCAGCACCGCAGGTAGCCCGGCTCCTGCAGGGTGACGTGGAACGCGTGGATGCCGGCGGTCGCGCCGTCATCCCGGGCTTCGTCGACAGTCACACCCACCTCGCCTTCGCGGGAGACCGCTCCGCCGAGTTCGTGGCGCGCATGGCGGGGGAGCGGTATGCGGCGGGCGGGATCCGCAGCACGGTCGCCGCCACCCGTGCCGCCAGTGACGAACAGCTTCGGGCGACGCTGCAGCACTTCGAACGCGAGCTCGCCTCGCAAGGAACGACGAGCTTCGAGGTGAAGACGGGATACGGGCTCGACGTCGACAACGAGGAACGTCTCGCCCGTCTGGCACGCGAGGTGACCGATGAGGTGACGTTCCTCGGCGCGCACGTCGTGCCATCCGAGTACGCGGACGACCGCAGCGGATACGTCGACCTCGTGACCGGTCCCATGCTCCACGCCTGCGCACCGCATGCGCGCTGGATCGACGTCTTCTGCGACGAGGGTGCGTTCACCGCGGAGGAGGCGGAGCGCATCCTGACCGCGGGACGCGACCGCGGGCTCGGGGTGCGCATCCACGCCGGACAGCTCGGCGAGGGCGAGGGCGTCAGGGTCGCCGTCGGACTCGACGCCGCCAGCGTCGATCACGCCACCTACCTCTCGGCGGACGACGTCGCCGCGCTCGCCGCATCGAACACGGTGTGCACGTTGCTGCCGGGGGTCGAGTTCAGCACGAGACATCCCTATCCGGATGCCCGTGCCCTTCTCTCCGCCGGCGTCACCATCGCGCTCGCCAGCGACTGCAACCCCGGCTCGTGCTTCACCTCGTCGATGCCGTTCGTCATCGCTCTGGCCGTGCGGGAACTCGGGATGACACCAGACGAGGCGCTCTGGGCGGCGACCGCCGGCGGGGCGCGCGCACTGCGACGCGACGACGTGGGACGACTCTCACCCGGCGCGAGCGCGGATCTGGTCCTGCTCGACGCCCCGAGCCACGTCTATCTCGCCTACCGTCCCGGCGTTCCGCTGGTCCGCCGTGTGTGGAAGCACGGAGTGGAACTCCGCGTCGACTGA